AAGATCGCGGTGTTGGCGCCGATGCCCAGCGCGAGGGAGATCACTGCGACGAGTGCAAAACCACGATTGGCGCGCAGGCCTCGCAGCGTCAACCGCAGGTCGGCGATCAGCGCATCGAGCCAGGCGAAGGTGTCGGCGTCTCGCGTCCGTTCCTTGAGGCCGGTGCGATTGCCGAAGCGGCGTGTCGCTTCCGCGCGCGCGGCATCGTCGCTGAGGCCCGACGCCGTCAGATGATCGGCGCGCTCCGCCAGATGAAAGGCGATCTCGCGATCGAGCGCGGTCGAGTGGCGATTGGAATGCAGCAGGTTGCGAAGACGGTCGAACCATGCCATCGGAGCCGCCGGGGGTAGGAGGAAAGATCAGGCGTAGCGCAGCACGCGGCGAACGCCACTCGTCAGCCGCGCCCAGCTCGCCTCTTCGTCGGTGAGTGCCTGTCGGCCGGCGGGAGTGATGGCGTAGAAGCGGGCCTGGCGATTCTTCTCGGTGATCCCCCATTCGGCACGCACCAGCCGCTGCTGTTCCATGCGGTGGAGGGCGGGGTAGAGCGATCCCTCCTCGACGCGCAGCAAGTCGGCCGAGACGTGCTGGATGTGCGCGGTGATCGCGTAGCCGTGGAGCGGGCCGCGACTCGCCAACGTCTTGAGGACGAGGAGGGCGAGCGTGCCCTGGAGGATGTCGTTCTTCGGTTTCGCCATGAGTCCCCTGCCTAGCTATACATATCTATCTCTGTATAGCTACCGTGGGGCGTGGTGGGCGTCAAGGGGATGTCGGAGGGGTGAAGATGCAGGCGCGGGCTGAACGCCGTTTCGGACGGTGAGCGTCGGCGTTTTCGGCGGGGGTGGGGCGGTGTAACTTCACCGTCGCACGATCGACGGGGTGTGGCGCAGTCCGGTAGCGCGTCCGCTTTGGGAGCGGAAGGTCCCGGGTTCAAATCCCGGCGCCCCGATC
This is a stretch of genomic DNA from Gemmatimonadales bacterium. It encodes these proteins:
- a CDS encoding PadR family transcriptional regulator, yielding MAKPKNDILQGTLALLVLKTLASRGPLHGYAITAHIQHVSADLLRVEEGSLYPALHRMEQQRLVRAEWGITEKNRQARFYAITPAGRQALTDEEASWARLTSGVRRVLRYA